One Siniperca chuatsi isolate FFG_IHB_CAS linkage group LG1, ASM2008510v1, whole genome shotgun sequence genomic window, ttgtgaaaaatgtctattgGATTATTTCTGGCCCCGAAATGTGTACAACACCAGCTTATTCTTTGAGTGCAATCTGAAAAAATCTGtcacaaaacaagccaaaagcCAAAAAACATACTATGTGATGGGTTGCGTCCGTGCAACGCAGGGCAGAGGTGGATTTTTTACCTGCTACACAGACTCCATCTTTGTAGCGTGTGGTTGCATGCCAGCTTCACTGTGTGCATATTGAGTTTTGCCAACTGATAATGCAATTGGTTATGCAGGGTTTGGAAGTGTAGGCTATATTAACTGGTACTGCATTAATTTGTTGCTCTGCTGCATTGCATTGCCTCTGGTACAATGAGGTATTcactttaatcatttttaaacagaCCGTACTCAGTTTTAACACAGTTCTATGTAGTTTGCCTGTTGGAGGGCTGCGTAGCCACGCGTAGAGAAAACAAATAGACCAGTCGAGATGAGCATTCATTTGATTAAAAAGGACACGTTCTGCTGCGGGTATTGTGCCCCGTGTATTTCAGCCATAAAGGTTAGaaaaggttaaaggttaaaaaaaaaaagttagattGAGTTCTAGGAAAAGCAGCCATACAGCAGTTTTGCTGATTCACAATGAACAGAGAGAGTACAGGGTAACTAAAAGTAGGGGGGGGGATTTGAATCACTCTTCATGTTGCATGGTACACCTACACACTGTGGCCAACTGAGCCACCATACTTACTCAACTCTAAAGGGCCACAGCTACCAATTCTAAAgacttaaagaaatagtttgacattttgggaagcacacttattcactttcttgccaagaattagatgagaataCTGATACTACTCTCTTGGAATGCATctacagaaacagaacagacCAGAGCCCTTGCCTCCTCATTTGAATTGTTGTCATCTGGGCGACCATATTGCTCCCCTCTATTCACTAAAAAGAGATCCAAGTTTTCATTTGTTCCACAAGCCATTAAGTTTTAAACAGGTAATGCACTTGCACCTTATCCCCCCATGCACTTTGTGCGAGGTCTAGTGGTGACTGTTGTGGTGATGTGATGAAATGTCTTGTGATTGTGCTGCAAACCAATTTCCCCACAGGGACAAATAAAAGTATCTAACTGTTCATTAAAGATGATGCTACAGCCAGGCGACGGTTAGCTCAGCacgaagactggaaacaggatgaaacagctaacctgtatttaaatgtaacaaaatctgccttaTAACTCAACTGTACAAACCTATTAAAAGTACAGAGGATCACTTTTTCTTGGgcaggagcagtgacttcctgtgttaattagtgagcattaGAGGAGCTGGTTTAGtaaattttgttatatttggaCCCTCTGCAAAAAAAGGTGAATACACGTATTTCCCAGAGTGTCAACAACTTATTTAACCCCAGAGataatgaaatgtttgttttccagttttccCTGCTGGTTTGGAGAAGGCTTCAGCAGACCACATATACTACGATAAAAGTCAAACCAGCTGGTACATCACTGCCTGACTGGGAGCTATTAAACCAGTTCACCCAATTGGCACTACGATCGTTCCAAGATGAGGTGATGATGCAGTATCTTTGGCTTGCCTCTGCCTTTCCACATTACGTGCCATTATAAATACAGATACAGCCATGCAAACGTGCTGCTTCAGGCAGATCTCCAACTATGTcccatgtgtctgtgtgagggTCATATTTCTCCACGCTCTGCAGGTAGGTCCCTTTCGAGCAGGAATAGCCCCCAGTGACGTACACACAGCCCAGCATGGCCACCGCCCCGCACTctatcctcctctccttcatgcTAGCAAGCGGGATCCATTCTTCTGTGTATGGGTCGAATCGTTCCGCAAGGGTGGTCTGGCCCCCTACCAGGTACAGGCTGCTGTTCAAAGACACCAGGCGCATCCCGTACTCTGCGGGGAGCAATGACATGACAATAACTGTGTTTCAATCCAagcatttttatgtaaatatagatttattgtattataaagGCTAAATTGGAAACAACAAATTGTGGGGCCCTGTCTTTACGCatgtacaatttatttatttagtgctTGTGAAGTAGTATCTTTTTATCCCTAAGAAGTTGGTTATTTTATGAGTAGATTTGATATCAGAACTACCTGGATGTTGGCAAGTGGTTAGGATACTCCACTGGTCTATGTCCACCTTGTAACTCTGGATCTTGTTGTAGCTACAGCAGCCCTTGAAGCCATAATTACCGCCGGCTACATAGATGTTGTTTCCCAACACAGTCGCCGAGGCATTCCCTACACCTGTAAAACAGCCAGGATCATGTCAATTCATAGGAATTCAtaggtttgacatttttgctttcttaGATTCTTATttatatgagaagattgataccactcacatatATGTTGGTTCAGTATAAGATTAcagtcagcagccagttagcttagtttagtaTAACAACTGGAAACATGCCTGACAGCCTGACTCtctccaaaagtaacaaaatctgcctaccagctcctctaaagcccactaattaacatgtttgttaatgtttttgtttcacatggAATATTTGGCATCTATCATTATTTGAAAGTCAAGTCTGTAAAGTCTTATCAATTGTGGTATTGTGGGTTTGTGAAAtaatttgtgtaattattttgtgaaatgtaccTACAGTCAAACAAGAGTTTCACTAGTTTCaacattttgatcattttggtTGTGATatttttgacaaactgtaaatgCTCATGTGACAAGTGAATATCAAATCTACATGAAACAATATAGagatgtaaaatgtgtgacaaactTGTAGAAACACACCTTGCACCATATCAGTTACAGCCAGCCACCTCCTCTTCAGTGGGTCAAAAAGTTCCGTCCATGGCATTGCAGAACCTCCTCTGTAGCCTCCCATAACATACACACAGCCGCAACAGGCCACGGAACAGTGGTAGTACCTACAGGGGGttttatgaatattattatCAGATATTTTACTAACCAAATTTCAAACCAAGTTCAAACAGTATTGCCAAAATAGAAATGAGCTTTTGATGAACTTTTGTGTTCAGTTAAAGTTCAGTAATTTGATCAGTGGTGGAGagcaagtacatttactcaaagaCTGCACTTaagagtatttccattttctatttaacttgagtatttccattttatgctattgtatacttttactccattacatttagatggaatattatactttttactcaatTAATAAAAttctaaattaaaattttacatgtAAACCAATGATCTATttacaaaatatgatgcattgttatagattactGTAAATGACCTAACAGtatttaaaaggtccagtgtgtaacatttaggttGAGCTATTAGCAAAAATGGAatctaatatttataagtatgttttcattagtgtataatcacttgaaaataagaattgttgtgttttcattaccttagaatgagccatttatatctacagagggagcgggtccccttccacgcaTTTTTTGAGTTTCGCAACCACCCTAGTCTCTCCTACACAATTGGAATGGGAGGAtgaggtgagcggtattcaaattaatatcaatctgcaatttcaccgctagatgctaCTAAATCTTACATACTGCTCCTTTAAAATAGTTAATATTGGCTCCACCTTGGCTCTTGCTACTTTGCTTTAATCTGCTTCAGTTAAATTtgtggccacttggaggcagcgcagtaagctgtaaacacaacattcacatataatcaccttataaagttgatatgcaGAACATGTTAACAAACAGTGGTGTATTTACAAAcagagcaatattagcattaatttggaatcatgtttgtgttcacctgaagaatgtaagtctaatattcactctcattttagccctggtttggtctccaccaactcttgagagaaatatctggctgtttagctgctaaatgctccactatgttcactagctagttgccaacttgtctgtctgctgtttggtgctgggcaggtagtgtacagtgggtttatcaaacctttttcactgaaaacagcttctGCTGGAAATTAAACGGATGAGTGATGAGAGCCAACCAAAGCAATAAAGTTGCAGGcctcaaaaccaaaacaatgagttaaaagATCTCAAAACTCCATAGATCTGAGGGGAAaggcagagtcgggtgataattctctgtagagACAacactatgagtgacccctttcacattacacatagttatttgatccattgctatataaaagtattgattatagcagctttaagtaaagAATCCtaacacttcttccaccactgcagtcATGCCAGGAAACTTAGAGCCTAACCCTATGCcttgaaaaaatttaaaaacaaatcaaaagcaaatctgacattatattttataagtaCCTGGCAGTCAACATGGGCTGCCCTTCAGTCCAATAATCAGAATCGATGTTGTACTCCCAGACTGTATCCAACACCTCAGTGGTGTTGGTTCTGTACCCCCCGCTCACATAAATGGTACAGCCCAGTAAGGCTACCGCATAGCTCTCCTTTGAGTGATCTGGCATGTCTTCACCCTGCACCCATTCCCCACTCGACAGGTCCCAGCGCTGAACCTCGGACAAAGGGTGCCAATGGTAACCTCCAATTACTATCATCTTGGAGCTGGATCTCATGCTATTAAACCTCATGGAGGGCTGTTTGAACATGGGCGTTAAGGTGAACATAGAAAGGAGGCTGTCAAAATCATTTAGCTCATAGTAACCACGCATTTTCAGCAAGGCACTGCTGAAGTTTGTTGGGTTAATGTCCAGTACCAGGGAGGAGAGATGTTTTGTTCGGATGAGAGGGTCATGACCCAGCCACCTGACCACTGCCTCTGCCACCACTTCCTGCTTCTCCTCCGCTAGGACAGTCCTCAGGCTGTCAGGATCCAGTTCAAGAAATTCCTCTTCTTTGATCACCTCCTGAAACCTTCAGCAGAGTGTTCCGGAGTTAGCCTTCCTGAAATTAAATTACTTAGAATCTTCTACAGAGAACAAGAGACTTTAGCAACCATAGCTTATGACAAAAATATGTATACATAGAGGGACTACAAAAGATCAGTATGATTTATTATATCCTAGCAAAGAGCTCTTACATAGGAACCAACATTTTTGTCAGCATTAATTTGTTCATGTGGaaattttttcaattttttttgaAGAGTGACTGACCTTTTGAAACAGTGGAAACATGTTCAATGACACGAAAAGCAACTACAAATTAGAAAAGTACtgttttactttcactttgtcTTAGTTCTAAAAATTACAATTTCGACACAGTAAAAGAATTTCACTAGGCAGAGAGAGCAGATCTCTGACCTGCCTGCTAGCAGCCTGCGGGCTTCTTTCTCCAGGGTAAGGCATGCGTGGAGCTGGGAGAACGCCAGTATGCCAAGGCAGTTGTCTACCTCCAGCAGACGCACCAGGAAGGCCTCGCAGGCCCTCTTCACCGCGCCGAACTGCAGCAGGTCGGCGGCCTTCAGCAAGCTCTCCACGTTCAGCTGGGTTATGGTGAGTCTGGAGGAGTAGATGTAGTCTACCAAGGCTGACAAGACCTCCACTTCCACCACTGGCAGCCTgtgaggagaggacaggaggcGGCAGATGTAGCAGCATGTGCATGGAAAGAAAATCTACCATTAGCAAAGTTGCGGCAGCAAACAAATTATGTATACTAAGTAAGGGTGAACTAAGTAAGGTGCCTAATACACAAATCATCGCCATAtatgttgctgtttgctgtctgaCATGCATGTCAACATCTAACTTTCTTTAGACTTTTGTTTATCAATGTATTGTTCCTGTTAGTCACATAACTGAAGGTAAAAGTCATGAAGTAAGGTATTAAACTAACTTTAATCACTAGTCATGCAAGTGGTAGCCTTATAAACCAACCATTGTTATAAAAGAATACCAAATCAAGGATAAAGAAAGGTAAATAAAAGTAGTCTCTTGCTTTGATCTTTTCATAGCCGTAACTTTACTATATTTTAGTTATATGGAATGGAATGCTTTGTTTCATGTCAGCAACACGGCAGGCATGAGTTTGACTCTTTAACATCCCAGACAGTCATTTCTGCTACATATAGCCTATTGCAGGTATCAGAATTTCACTTAAGGGTATTGCTTTTCCCCAAATTGATGTTTATGTTTAAGTCTCCCTCCACTCAAGACGTGTACAAACaagcatgattttgtgacatcatcaTGCAACTTGGCAGAAACCAGGCAGAAATAcagtgttttgctgccctctctggttaAAGGTTTCGagcctgtttcacctctgtCACAAGTGTGGAACTGTGGAACCTGTAACCAcgcccaacagtgatgtcacaggatCCTAGAGTACACTTGTacttcactgcagcaaggtgaaaagttaaaccactggGGGTCAGCAAAGccaagattttcagggggtgttaagttactctttaaaccaatgtgatgtggaaacttgaagcctccagcGCACATACACAgaatggactttacagtgaagtaggaTACATTTTGCGTCACGTAGTTCAAGTTCTGAAATGAAGAATATTTGCATATTGgaagattctggatttttcaatgagggagataGAGTGAATGtaaattttatcatttttaacaaGGTAATCAGACTTCTTCATGGAAAAACCATAtcaaacacaaattattatttccaGCAGATTATTTTATAACTCATGTCAAATCATGTCTTGAGGGCTTCTTTAAATATACAAGGAGGAAACAACATATTTACAACAAATATCACATTAGGGAAAAACATGGTGGGACATACCTTAGTAATGTAATAGGCTACCTGTAATGACAGACTGTGATGTTGAGGTGTCAAAGTCACGTCTGCACAGTTGATCAGAAACCTGGAAAATGTTGTCGCTGACATGACACCGTGTACACTTACACCTTAAAGAAGGCCTACATgcattttgatatgtttgagAGCTGAACAATACAACATGCATCAAAGCTTTCCTTTGATTATTTCAGAAATATTTTGGATAGTGTTctacaatattttgtttaatatctGTAAATGCCCctcatacatactgtagtttgtttAGTGAATCAGCTGTCAGTAAATTTAGAAAAAATATAAGGACACAGGCGACGTCCTTAATCACGACTTATTGAGGACATATATATTACAAGTTACACAGGCAATGTATTGCCTGTCACCTTTGGCAGGTTATAGGTGGCACTATCCACACTTCATAAAGAGTGGAGAGTGAGGACAAATCTACAGTAGGTAAGTGTGTCATCTTGTTTTGACTCAGACAATAGTAAgtcatacagtaaatacaaggACAAGATATTGgcacatgaaaaatgtatagcACCCCCATTTTGGCTTTTGAAACCTCTGCAAGTTGCAAGAACTATTATTCCCATAAGAGCTGCTGAAATCTATTAGGCAGggttaagtgttttttttcacttgtcCAGTTGGGCAAGTGGGTCAGAAATCTACTTACCCGAAGTCAATTTTTACTTGCCcctatacaaattgttttatgtattagcggatatcaaataacaacaaaaactagttcattgtcatgtttaatctttataaataatgtaaatgaattAGAGCAAGGACACAGTGTTtcatagatgcaaagcaacaaacattcttgcatatcaaaaatgtgagtgaatgattatctaaataaactttgtctttacctgCCACCGTTTTCTCGTaagtagggatgggtatcgttttattgatactactattcttatcggttctttatcaatactcttattggttctttttcattactaaataactgatatttaatttttttaagaataaattcagaacaggattagaatagaatattttaaatttaacaaaatgttgtttcaagagcagcaacagtgtttactacagcaaagtcactatataaactcaataatatctcactagaaacaaatctaaaatttcagtaaaataaatcatattcctgacatcaaaatactgagtgatgtctgtgttcttcattctgtCTAAACAtaagtcagtatcagtccttcctgctatcctctgtcctcctccctctgctgctgctgtgattcacctgCAGGTAccgctggtagagggaggaggggctggtttgtctcagccacgAGTAAGAATTTTCTAGATTTTAAGAtacgtggcaaactaagctaaacagttacACTATATACAGACAGCttagttttagcttgtttgtaacaattcactattagccgagctagcatGCTGTGCTTGTGTGAAACTTGAGAGACTGATGTagctttctacatgttcacatgtttatcaatacacctgttcaacaagcatatagtattggctttttacttgcggagtttttattgcacttacttacagtaatgaGCGTAGTTGTTGTGAACAATTTACTTGCCCCgggcaatccttattgttgagccctgaTTAGGTCATCCACATTCTTCTCAATAATTTTATTGTGGGCGACAACATGGATAGAAATTTACAATAGTGGTTACTTGCAACCCTttttcttcatgacccagctcCCCTGTTACCATTACCAAATTCATTACCATCTGGTCATGCAGAACACAAGACCCTGGCTACACCATCTTGGTTTCAAAAGGTTTTTGTGATCATTTATTGATCCCTTTTTtccagggaggtcagaggtcagggagaGCTGACCTCTAAAGGCGAGTACAGCTCAGCAGATGTTTGCTAATATGAGCAACACAGGACATGAACCAGTGTTGTCACTAAATCATTAAATCCTCAACTGGATAACTAAATGCCAACAAGGTGTTCACAATGCTGTAAGCCACAATATGAACCAGTATACTCCTGTCTatgctgttgttattattttttcatgatTTCATATTTCTTATTCATACATTTGACATTGTGCTAAGTGTTTTTAAGTCAGTCATGGACATGTAAtagaacatgtttattttttgagaTGCACTTATagaccttgttttgttggggaaatCAATAGGGAGGTAAAGATCAGGAGAAGTAAATATGAAGTGCAGTtagtggtgttaagttgctgttcagacacttgaatggacaTAAGCATGGGAGTCAAGCGCTCTGAGTTGTCTAGATAGTAAACTCCAGCCAACTTCTGTTTCAAAACCTTCTCACAAGTGAATTCAAttgaattatactcaaaaataaattgtggggtccctgataaccaatacaaaacagaaggaaatactcaaaataacaacaatCTTATAAATATCAACTGACCAAACACATGGAAtcatttgagatttgttttaaaatgtctatgcacattgtgcaaaaacacacacaggggctGAACACGAACAAATTTACACTACTAGTCAGAGTTTAAGAACATCTGCTtgatacctggttattcattgtccatttgaagCGCTGTAGCGATGGTGTCGGCGGTTGATAATGAACTCGAAAAACCGCTGTTGGATGTTACTGTTGGCATCaatgtagcttagcacaagcaccagctggcagtgggtggaaatgtGAGTCGTCTTGTCTGCTTAAATGGAGTTAAAATCAGCGCTCTTTACTTCCTCCAGAATGTAATCGtttagcactgacagcatgcagtccaACAGCTCATATTGTACCGTCTTTGACTGCCTTTAAAAACGGTAAGTTAGCTGTCTTAGGTGCTCCTCCAGCACACTGTCtagggaggcaacaaaatccaccaatcccctgaaaatgccaGTCTCGTCATGCCCACTTCAAGGCTGACTCAAAAGCCccacaaaacttcacacaattggttattttggataaaatgtgcctgtttttatcTACCTCCTCATTGTATTTCCTCACCACAGTCCTCTGGCCATCGTCCAGCTGCATTCACTCTGCCTAATGTGGCTAACTTTAGCTTGACAGAATTACCCATGTGTTCCTTGGTGTTCGcatgtttccttactttctcacacaggtgcttcatatccctcactcctgtaactgtccatgctggatctgtccctgttgttttaaaatgcaagCATGGAAAGTAAAATAAGGCATTAGCATGACTGCATCCAGCTGGCCAGGCCTTTCTGGTGTAGCAGCTACGAGAGAAGCCTCGCATATAATGTTACTGCTTCCATTTTTCGCTAACCTGCTGATTGCGAGGTCAGGTTGATCTGAGCCCAGCTCTTTCACCTGTAGTTTCTCTGACAAAGTTCTCCCCTCAAACGGATCTTGGAGGAGAGATTTTACCGAGTTAGGGTCTTGGAGGA contains:
- the LOC122878802 gene encoding kelch-like protein 23, which gives rise to MLIRQTTTASPRRPQDLYEYDFHDVSHPEEVLDALRGFYSEGLFTDIALQCSSGQVLHCHKVALCARSSYFRVMFTADMRERTSSLVRLPVVEVEVLSALVDYIYSSRLTITQLNVESLLKAADLLQFGAVKRACEAFLVRLLEVDNCLGILAFSQLHACLTLEKEARRLLAGRFQEVIKEEEFLELDPDSLRTVLAEEKQEVVAEAVVRWLGHDPLIRTKHLSSLVLDINPTNFSSALLKMRGYYELNDFDSLLSMFTLTPMFKQPSMRFNSMRSSSKMIVIGGYHWHPLSEVQRWDLSSGEWVQGEDMPDHSKESYAVALLGCTIYVSGGYRTNTTEVLDTVWEYNIDSDYWTEGQPMLTARYYHCSVACCGCVYVMGGYRGGSAMPWTELFDPLKRRWLAVTDMVQGVGNASATVLGNNIYVAGGNYGFKGCCSYNKIQSYKVDIDQWSILTTCQHPEYGMRLVSLNSSLYLVGGQTTLAERFDPYTEEWIPLASMKERRIECGAVAMLGCVYVTGGYSCSKGTYLQSVEKYDPHTDTWDIVGDLPEAARLHGCICIYNGT